The Drosophila bipectinata strain 14024-0381.07 chromosome 2L, DbipHiC1v2, whole genome shotgun sequence genome has a segment encoding these proteins:
- the eys gene encoding protein eyes shut isoform X1, which produces MINVQHPHHHHYQHHHQIDSRQQRMAGQDLPQIGRDTGRRGTASQMRHSKNTSADCDCDCVSDCNCDCNTTGPASSATTPLTANGGTTIGGSNLAVVQKDIQQRNHLLKMPTTTTLKTRIEKPTIKANTTTTTTKSSSGGNASWTLRILAKCTGSSSTSGGVGNSISCLLFSALILGVLVGSGEAGFACLSNPCVFGVCIDGLNSSYSCYCIDGYTGIQCQTNWDECWSGPCQNGGTCVDGVAYYNCTCPEGFSGSNCEENVDECMSNPCQNGGLCRDRTNGYTCTCQPGYLGDHCELDVAVCDTGTGARCHHGGECIEGPGLEFTCSCPAGWHGRICQEEINECASSPCQNGGVCVDKLAAYACACPMGYTGINCEEEILICADNPCQNNALCLMEEGIPTCYCVPDYHGEKCEFQYDECQLGPRCMNGGVCIDGVDTFSCSCPPLLTGMLCECLMVGEESLDCNYTAPATPPPTRGTTTTSTVAPPTVRPVTPPETTVPSKVSEEVTTPGSVSVSSASSEEAVSVEIRPQTLAPPESDSRSISREQTTVAPPPQEREPSSESGMETEEVVVITATTIAPRSSSASSEESASIYTTLPPLPGTSREVDSGGEVVTSEEYTTVPHFDVSVSKSESGSAEATTAGPTAPPSITIEVDLTSVSTSSSSSSSESVEIMTTPAPTFTQKVTTLETTISVEYVTPTPYYPTETTTPRVVPVPRPTFATEPPLDVMETTASTHHLWTEVSTTAAPFFTEYPAEVMITTHRTSAGRFTTVQPPLQVTTLGPESGETSVETATPHIVVTIIDTKDIVTPTITTTGMPTTHHHDHHHHHHHEHEEVTTLQPGEDDDEHHHHHHHHDHHHHHHPEGELTTPMPVEITTGQALQTEDLIEVPQVATTVEPFAPPETTVVPVVIPVITAAPIPPGTMAPTQVTEAPTAAPTAAPTLPPQTLPPQTLPPPTLPPLTLPPQTLPPQTLPPETPPPINIAPATLPPATLPPPTIPPTPPSTQSAQTLPPPIHVYTTPDGPAPTAPDRQTKTPVTESSEEVEGVNTVATGGRGAGGLPEEKAADVDCIKLGCYNGGTCVTTSEGSRCVCRFDRQGPLCELPIIIRNAAFSGDSYVSHRIYKDIGQHESLDAVLPMHIQLKVRTRATNGLIMLAAAQGTKGGHYMALFLQKGLMQFQFSCGLQTMLLSELETPVNTGHEITIRAELDFSRNYTHCNASLLVNDTLAMSGDQPTWLKLLPPRLHTPEAILNTWLHLGGAPQAPIGLIIELPPAQSGTGFTGCLHTLRINGQGREIFGDALDGFGITECGSLACLSSPCRNGAACIKIETNEVDENGEKAEKWKCKCPTGYMGPTCEISVCEDNPCQYGGTCVQFPGSGYLCLCPLGKHGHYCEHNLEVALPSFSGSVNGLSSFVAYTVPIPLEYSLELSFKILPQTMSQISLLAFLGQSGYHDEKSDHLAVSFIQGYIMLTWNLGAGPRRIFTQKPIDFRLDAPRVPYEIKVGRIGRQAWLSVDGKFNITGRSPGSVSRMDVLPILYLGGHEIANFNTLPHDLPLHSGFQGCIYDVQLKAGQVTVPLQETRGVRGRGVGQCGTRECHRHACQHDGACLQHGATFTCICQEGWYGPLCAQPTNPCDSFNNKCYEDSTCVPLVNGYECDCPVGRTGKNCEEGKTHSSNILRII; this is translated from the exons ATGATCAACGTGCAAcatcctcatcatcatcactATCAGCATCATCATCAGATTGACAGCAGACAACAGAGAATGGCTGGCCAGGATTTGCCACAAATTGGACGCGACACGGGCCGCCGAGGGACTGCATCCCAAATGCGTCATTCGAAGAACACCAGCGCTGACTGCGACTGTGACTGTGTGAGTGACTGCAACTGTGACTGCAACACCACCGGCCCAGCCTCCAGCGCAACCACACCGCTGACAGCCAACGGTGGAACCACCATCGGTGGCTCTAACCTGGCTGTTGTGCAGAAGGACATTCAACAACGAAACCACCTGCTAAAGAtgccaacaacaaccacattaaaaacaagaatagAGAAACCAACGATAAAAGCCAACACCACCACTACCACTACCAAATCATCATCGGGAGGCAACGCATCCTGGACATTAAGGATATTAGCAAAATGcactggcagcagcagcactagTGGCGGGGTCGGCAACTCCATTTCCTGTCTGCTGTTCTCGGCTCTGATCCTGGGAGTCCTTGTGGGCAGCGGCGAGGCAGGATTCGCCTGCCTCAGCAATCCCTGTGTATTCGGTGTCTGCATCGATGGCCTGAACAG CTCGTACTCGTGCTACTGCATTGATGGCTACACAGGGATCCAGTGCCAAACGAATTGGGACGAATGCTGGTCGGGCCCCTGTCAGAATGGCGGGACATGTGTGGACGGTGTGGCCTACTACAATTGTACGTGTCCGGAAGGATTTTCCG GATCCAATTGCGAGGAGAATGTCGACGAATGCATGTCGAACCCCTGCCAGAACGGTGGACTTTGCAGGGACAGGACTAATGGCTACACATGCACCTGCCAGCCAGGATACCTGGGGGATCACTGTGAGCTGGATGTGGCTGTCTGCGACACAG GAACTGGAGCTCGTTGCCATCACGGTGGAGAGTGCATTGAAGGACCTGGCTTGGAGTTCACCTGCTCCTGTCCTGCGGGCTGGCACGGCAGGATCTGCCAGGAGGAAATCAACGAGTGCGCCTCCTCGCCGTGCCAAAACGGAGGTGTCTGTGTCGACAAGCTGGCTGCCTACGCCTGTGCCTGTCCCATGGGCTACACGGGCATCAATTGCGAGGAGGAGATCCTAATCTGCGCGGACAATCCCTGCCAGAACAATGCCCTGTGCCTCATGGAGGAGGGCATTCCCACGTGCTACTGCGTGCCGGACTACCACGGTGAGAAGTGCGAGTTCCAGTACGACGAATGCCAGTTGGGACCTCGTTGCATGAACGGAGGAGTCTGCATCGATGGCGTGGATACCTTCTCCTGCTCATGTCCTCCTTTATTGACTGGAATGCTCTGCGAATGTTTGATGGTTGGCGAAGAGTCCTTGGACTGTAATTACACGGCTCCAGCTACGCCGCCGCCGACTAGAGGCACCACCACAACGTCAACGGTGGCGCCTCCGACCGTGAGACCAGTGACGCCACCAGAAACTACGGTTCCCTCGAAAGTCAGTGAAGAGGTTACAACTCCAGGTTCTGTTTCCGTATCATCTGCATCCTCCGAAGAAGCTGTATCGGTAGAAATCAGACCACAAACCCTAGCGCCACCCGAAAGCGATAGCCGCAGTATTTCGAGAGAGCAAACTACAGTAGCTCCACCGCCTCAGGAGAGGGAACCTAGTTCCGAGTCTGGAATGGAAACCGAGGAGGTAGTGGTGATAACTGCTACCACGATAGCACCACGATCCTCTAGTGCCTCCTCGGAGGAGTCAGCCAGCATCTACACCACTCTGCCCCCGCTGCCAGGCACTTCGAGGGAAGTGGATTCCGGGGGCGAGGTGGTCACCTCCGAGGAGTACACCACAGTTCCTCATTTCGATGTGAGCGTCAGTAAGAGTGAGAGTGGCAGCGCAGAGGCCACCACAGCAGGACCCACTGCCCCACCCAGCATAACCATTGAAGTGGATCTCACCTCAGTTTCcacaagcagcagcagtagtagCTCCGAGTCCGTGGAAATAATGACAACACCAGCTCCGACCTTTACGCAAAAAGTAACCACGCTGGAAACTACGATTTCTGTTGAGTATGTGACCCCTACGCCGTATTATCCCACGGAGACCACCACACCACGAGTGGTGCCAGTACCGCGACCCACTTTCGCCACCGAACCGCCGCTGGACGTGATGGAGACAACTGCTTCGACGCACCACCTCTGGACAGAGGTGTCCACCACGGCGGCGCCGTTCTTTACTGAATACCCAGCCGAAGTGATGATAACCACCCATCGCACCAGTGCCGGGCGGTTTACTACAGTTCAGCCACCTCTTCAGGTTACCACGTTGGGACCAGAGTCCGGGGAGACTTCCGTGGAGACGGCAACGCCTCACATAGTAGTCACCATTATAGACACAAAGGATATCGTCACTCCCACGATTACAACTACTGGAATGCCAACAACCCACCACCacgatcatcatcatcatcaccacCACGAACACGAGGAAGTCACCACATTGCAGCCAGGAGAGGATGATGAtgagcaccaccaccaccatcatcatcacGACCATCATCACCACCATCATCCCGAAGGAGAGCTCACCACTCCGATGCCCGTGGAAATAACGACAGGACAGGCTTTGCAAACGGAGGATCTGATTGAGGTACCGCAGGTTGCGACAACGGTGGAGCCCTTCGCCCCTCCAGAAACCACGGTGGTTCCAGTGGTGATTCCTGTCATTACTGCTGCTCCCATACCGCCAGGTACAATGGCTCCTACTCAAGTAACTGAAGCGCCCACGGCTGCTCCTACGGCGGCTCCAACGTTGCCTCCTCAGACTTTGCCTCCTCAGACCCTTCCTCCACCGACCCTGCCTCCTCTGACTCTGCCCCCGCAGACATTGCCTCCTCAGACTCTGCCTCCTGAAACACCTCCTCCCATAAATATTGCTCCTGCAACCCTGCCACCCGCTACCCTGCCACCTCCGACGATACCGCCAACTCCTCCCTCCACGCAATCTGCACAAACGCTGCCCCCACCCATCCATGTCTACACCACTCCGGACGGGCCAGCGCCCACTGCGCCGGACCGGCAGACCAAGACGCCGGTCACGGAGAGCAGCGAGGAGGTGGAGGGCGTCAACACAGTGGCTACCGGCGGCCGAGGCGCAGGAGGCCTTCCCGAGGAGAAGGCGGCGGACGTGGATTGCATCAAGCTGGGCTGTTACAATGGCGGGACCTGTGTGACCACTTCAGAGGGATCAAGg TGCGTTTGCCGCTTTGACCGACAAGGACCTCTCTGTGAACTCCCCATTATTATCCGGAATGCCGCATTCTCGGGCGACTCGTATGTGTCGCATCGTATCTATAAGGACATCGGTCAGCACGAGTCCTTGGACGCCGTTCTGCCCATGCACATCCAGTTGAAGGTGCGAACACGGGCTACCAATGGACTGATCATGCTGGCAGCCGCCCAGGGCACCAAGGGTGGCCACTACATGGCCCTCTTCCTGCAGAAGGGCCTTATGCAGTTCCAGTTCTCTTGCGGCCTCCAGACGATGCTCCTCAGCGAGCTGGAAACGCCGGTGAACACGGGCCACGAAATCACCATTCGGGCTGA ATTGGACTTTAGCCGGAATTACACACACTGCAACGCCTCGCTGCTGGTGAACGACACTCTGGCCATGTCCGGGGATCAGCCCACCTGGCTGAAGCTGCTGCCGCCGCGCCTCCACACCCCGGAGGCGATCCTGAACACCTGGTTGCATTTGGGTGGGGCGCCTCAGGCGCCGATTGGCCTGATTATTGAGTTGCCACCAGCCCAGAGTGGCACTGGATTCACCGGCTGCCTCCATACGCTGAGAATCAATGGCCAGGGTCGTGAGATATTCGG GGATGCCCTGGATGGATTCGGTATCACTGAATGCGGCTCTTTGGCCTGTCTATCGAGTCCCTGTCGCAATGGCGCCGcctgcatcaaaatcgaaaCCAATGAGGTGGACGAGAACGGCGAGAAGGCGGAGAAGTGGAAGTGCAAATGCCCCACCGGCTACATGGGACCCACCTGCGAGATATCCGTGTGCGAGGACAACCCCTGCCAGTACGGTGGAACCTGTGTCCAGTTTCCGGGCAGTGGATACCTGTGTCTGTGTCCCTTGGGCAAGCATGGTCACTACTGCGAGCATA ATCTTGAAGTGGCGTTGCCTTCGTTCTCCGGCAGCGTTAATGGACTCTCCTCGTTTGTGGCGTACACAGTGCCCATTCCCCTGGAGTACTCCCTGGAGCTGAGCTTCAAGATCCTGCCCCAAACCATGTCGCAGATATCGCTACTGGCCTTCTTGGGTCAATCCGGCTATCACGACGAGAAGAGCGATCACCTGGCCGTGAGCTTCATCCAGGGCTACATTATGCTCACCTGGAATCTGGGCGCAGGACCTCGTCGCATTTTCACCCAGAAACCCATAGACTTCCGGCTGGATGCTCCGAGGGTTCCCTACGAGATCAAAGTGGGTCGAATTGGACGGCAGGCTTGGCTTTCGGTGGACGGAAAGTTCAATATCACGGGTCGCTCGCCGGGATCGGTTAGCCGCATGGATGTCCTGCCCATCCTCTATCTGGGCGGCCATGAGATAGCCAACTTCAATACTCTACCGCACGATCTGCCGCTGCACTCGGGATTCCAGGGCTGTATTTACGATGTCCAGCTGAAGGCGGGACAGGTGACAGTGCCGCTGCAAGAGACGCGCGGAGTCAGAGGTCGTGGGGTGGGTCAGTGCGGCACCAGAGAGTGCCACCGCCATGCCTGCCAGCACGATGGTGCCTGCCTGCAGCATGGTGCGACCTTTAC TTGCATCTGCCAGGAGGGCTGGTATGGTCCTTTGTGTGCTCAGCCCACAAATCCCTGCGACTCCTTCAACAACAAGTGCTACGAGGACTCCACGTGTGTACCTTTGGTGAATGGCTACGAATGCGACTGCCCAGTGGGCCGAACGGGAAAGAATTGTGAAGAAGGTAAGACTCATTCTTCAAACATCCTTAGGATAATCTAA